In Harpia harpyja isolate bHarHar1 chromosome 8, bHarHar1 primary haplotype, whole genome shotgun sequence, a genomic segment contains:
- the RBM11 gene encoding splicing regulator RBM11 isoform X1 translates to MAGPLTDVTMCKDEEGGTKSFGFVCFKHRESVPYAIALLNGIRLYGRPIKVQCRLGSSRSPELNSPTHGFENHTDLYSPSYRYQEPYGNPPFPATPFPMNNSLPHEYSGFQQMTNHFLVQQYTVQSPMGQQFPYYQMTPPLPSNLSFSLYQNQAANFKSAQSSLELALPHSSDCEVHQVDKSTSKRKREQQSCDGDTSIEDDKKKQRKHDQKYKKRKAKKKTH, encoded by the exons ATG GCTGGACCATTAACCGATGTGACGATGTGTAAGGACGAAGAAGGAGGAACTAAGTCTTTTGGATTTGTCTGCTTTAAGCACAGAGAATCAGTGCCTTATGCAATAGCTTTGCTGAATGGAATACGTTTGTATGGAAGGCCAATTAAAGTGCAGTGTCGGCTTG GGAGTTCTCGCTCACCAGAACTAAACAGCCCTACGCATGGTTTTGAGAACCATACTGACTTATATTCACCTTCGTATAG GTATCAAGAGCCTTATGGAAATCCTCCATTTCCTGCTACTCCTTTTCCAATGAACAATAGTTTACCTCATGAATACTCAGGCTTTCAACAGATG ACAAACCATTTTTTAGTACAGCAGTACACAGTACAGAGTCCAATGGGTCAACAATTTCCTTACTATCAGATGACTCCACCACTGCCTTCAAATTTATCCTTTTCTCTCTATCAGAATCAAGCTGCAAATTTTAAATCTGCACAGAGTTCTTTAGAATTGGCCCTGCCACATTCAAGTGACTGTGAAGTGCACCAGGTGGATAAAAGCACCtctaaaagaaagagagaacagcaAAGTTGTGACGGTGACACTAGTATTGAGgatgacaaaaagaaacaaagaaagcatGACCAAAAATACAAGAAGCGCAAAGCCAAGAAAAAGACGCATTAA
- the RBM11 gene encoding splicing regulator RBM11 isoform X2, with product MSSPGRSEEAERTLFVGNLESRVREEILYELFLQAGPLTDVTMCKDEEGGTKSFGFVCFKHRESVPYAIALLNGIRLYGRPIKVQCRLGSSRSPELNSPTHGFENHTDLYSPSYRYQEPYGNPPFPATPFPMNNSLPHEYSGFQQMNQAANFKSAQSSLELALPHSSDCEVHQVDKSTSKRKREQQSCDGDTSIEDDKKKQRKHDQKYKKRKAKKKTH from the exons aTGTCCTCGCCGGGGCGGTCCGAGGAGGCGGAGCGGACGCTGTTCGTGGGGAACCTGGAGAGCCGCGTGCGGGAGGAGATCCTCTACGAGCTCTTCCTGCAG GCTGGACCATTAACCGATGTGACGATGTGTAAGGACGAAGAAGGAGGAACTAAGTCTTTTGGATTTGTCTGCTTTAAGCACAGAGAATCAGTGCCTTATGCAATAGCTTTGCTGAATGGAATACGTTTGTATGGAAGGCCAATTAAAGTGCAGTGTCGGCTTG GGAGTTCTCGCTCACCAGAACTAAACAGCCCTACGCATGGTTTTGAGAACCATACTGACTTATATTCACCTTCGTATAG GTATCAAGAGCCTTATGGAAATCCTCCATTTCCTGCTACTCCTTTTCCAATGAACAATAGTTTACCTCATGAATACTCAGGCTTTCAACAGATG AATCAAGCTGCAAATTTTAAATCTGCACAGAGTTCTTTAGAATTGGCCCTGCCACATTCAAGTGACTGTGAAGTGCACCAGGTGGATAAAAGCACCtctaaaagaaagagagaacagcaAAGTTGTGACGGTGACACTAGTATTGAGgatgacaaaaagaaacaaagaaagcatGACCAAAAATACAAGAAGCGCAAAGCCAAGAAAAAGACGCATTAA